AGTAGCTAGAGTTCATCCTTTCAAACAAATGTATGAATAAATCTAACAGCGGCTTATTTCACTCATCCATTCGACATCACCGGTATGTGTGCATAGCTCGGACATGGATttggcacgcacacacacacacgcacacacacaataaatataCACACCCAGTATATAAACAATGCACTGACAGACAATGTGCACTGGCTGATCCTCGTGTAAAAGTCTCATCTGATCACATCCATGGACACAGAGCTACAGCGGAACAGAAATgcaacacacacgcacgcacatacacacaaaccacTACAATCGGAGCCTTTCGTGTCATTGCCGGGTTTATATTTGAGAGTTTCATTCTTATGTTTTCGTTTGAGTCAGAAAACATAAGGCTTTGtctttgttaaaaataaatagaagtTCTTTAGCACATCTATGTGCATTTTTGGAgacgtgaacattttaaagatcTTTATACCCTGCGAGTAGAAACACTAAAGCCTGTACTTATAATCCTGTGCAGCACATTTAATCTATACTATGGAAAGAAGAGCAACACGTTCAGACATTTGAACAGGTAACCTGGGTCATTTTAgattcgatttttttttttactacttctTTGCATCAGCACAGATGGTGCATTGGTCATTTTCAATAATAGCTCTACACTTTCATTTTTGGTGCCTCATATGCGCTGGACTGACTTTTCTCATGCTGAAATCATGTAGTAAACTTGggagattattattattattattatttacctCAGTACTAGGACAAAGGAGTCTGTTGGGATTATAAAATACGTCTCCAAAGACACATCAGAGTTCAATGactcaaaaacaagcaaaaatctcaaatataaaaaaaaatgatgactaCTGAAGAGGCACGCAACAGCTGGACACACTCAGTTGTTACAGTACTTGAGTAGATGGTCAAGGCGTACACACATCTAGGGCTTTGGTGCATCACGGGACAATCaggagtgtttttttctttcttcagtttGAAATAGTACGACAGGCACCGATCTCACTGATCAGtccgtatatatatatatttatttatttatatatatatttatacctATAAATCCATTCAATGAGCTATGTACAAAGTATGGCaaagaaaaatctttatttaaatttaatcaGCAGATGTCATTGGCTCTTCACTGGCTAGTCCGTAATGTCTGCAGTGGGTTTCATGCTTAGGAGTGAGTCCATACCGACAACCTGCAGCCGTCTCAGAAATGGACTCATGGACCCGAGTCGTCCCAGATTTAAAACAATCTCAGTAGAGTCCATCCAGGCCACAGGTTCAGTCCTACATGAAGGTTGTTGGTGACGCTGTCACCAGGGTCATGTGGCATTGACCTCCATGATGTGGTCGTCAGTAGCTGGCAGCACCAGGACCTGGCATGCGTGGCTGTGGTTGAACACCTGTCCAGGGCTGAAAGGCTCGAGTCGTGGCATGGCCACGCCTTTCTGCTGCTGGTCGCCGCTGCCCACAGAGTGGACGCTACCCCGGCTGCGGATGCTCGCCGTGTCTCCCTGATCATCCAGCGTCTTGTCCAGCAGGGATAGACTGTCGTTCTCCACGCAACTGTCTGAAAGCGCCAAGGAATAAACAAATTACTGATTGTCCAaatgacaaagaagaagaagaagaaaagcattTTGTACCAGAACGTTATTTTTAAGATCTGGGGATGAACTGCTAACAGGCCAGCAGATCAAATAGAGtgtgaaaaacacaaatctattcaaaaaaatacaaaataaaaatgaaaaaataaataatctccTTTTcagtttgaatgaaaacacgGTTCCACTCCAACCATTTgctacattttaatgtgatgcTGCTTTTATGTTAAAATGATGAAACTATGCTAATGATACTGGTGCGAGTGGTGACACACCTAACGGTGTTCAAATACAAGGCGGCATGGACTGTCATATTCAAAATTAGGAGCACCCACAGGAATCATCACAGGGCGTCACCAATCCACACAATGTGCTGCATTGTGGTGTCACACAACACAAAGGTAATTTTAAGGTAAATAAAGCACAACCTGAGCAACTGCatggaacaaacaaagcaactcATAACTAGTGAGGCTGAGTAACTAATAAGCTGTGCTGCTGCACACTCTGAACTTGCCCTGGTGTTACAATAAAAACTCTGAGTGAATAAAATGACTCATTAATTCACTTCTGGTTTATATTTTAGGAAACACAATGTGTTATGTATGTTGAGACATTTTTGAACAACTGATTGCTTCAGCCATCTCTCTATCCCTTCCCTTATGAATAAACATCTACAAAGGCTTGAAGGTTTAGCAGGTCTCACCGGGGTCTGGCTGAATGGCCACTGCTGCAGTGTGAGGCAGGTACTTCAGCACTTTGATCTTGGGGAAGGGAAGGTGTCCAGCAAACAGAGGCATCACCTCGATCTGGACTTTGTGGGTGGCGTTGGCCGTCATTGGCATGAGCACCATCCCTGAACTCTTCCCACACACCGCCCAGTTACTGCTGCTGTCAGCCACTGTGgacatgcatgcaaacacaaCTATTAAAATTGTTTCACATTATCAAAATCAAACAGACTATTTGTTGCCTtaaattatttagccttgtttgTGTCTGGCCATATGCAAAAAGGAGTCTGAAGAATAGTTTGAAGAGATGGTTTTGCTTGAAGTGCCTGGCTCTTATACATATGCACATCTGAACAAAAACAAGTCGATCTATAAAGTGATAAATCCACCGCTTCAGCTAATATCTTGGTATTTGTGAAAAGTGATATTAACTCTTACAGAACTACAGTTTTTGGCAAGCAGCTGATTTTAGGTTAGATTAAAttaatgccatttttatatCGGTTCTTCAGCCAAATATTCCTCTCAAATAACTGACCGGTCTACTAAAAATCtgatttaattaaaagaaaagaaaaaaaagacagaaaggggAGCTGATAGCATACCTTCATACATGAGCTTGGTGGTTTTGGGGCCATCGGTCTCAGTCTTGCTGTCCTCTGCAatctctccctctgctggttcagtcagtcGTGTTATACACACCTCAAGTCCACAGAGGACGCCAGAGCGGCAGTGCTGCTCACCAGCAGGAGGGAAGATTTCTGCTTTCACGCTGTACAATGTCTGATGACATGAATTAGAGGTTATCAGTGGGTGGGAGAGTCAATGATAATGGCTAAGTTAACTGCAACTAAACTCCTACAATGAGCTATCCATTAAAAGTAGCCACTTGCAAACAGAATTTGCtcagatgttttaaaaaagtctTGATATTTAACGTTCTGACAACACAATCACTGCTTCACTTACGCATTTAGATGAAAAGGACCTAAATCTGGAGTTTAAGTGGACTTACAGTGACTCTCTCAAGCTGGAACTGGTAGTGGAAAGGTTTGTAGGCAGAAATGTCTTGGCTGAGCGGAGAAAAGTTGGCAGAGAAAACACACTGGAGACAGGAGGGCAGGTCATCCTTCCACCTCACCTCCCACAAGCAGAACACACTGTGCTTACAGCACAGAAGCTAGACACACAAAATACACACCAGACATCAGTGTGAGTCCATGGATGATGTAGCTCTGATCTTTCAAATCAACATCTAAGATAGAAAATGTATTATGACATTGTCTATCCTGATGTAAAGGAATCTGAAAACACTCTGGGGCTCCATCCACAATGACAAGAGGTTTCCAGACAAATTAAcaccaaaatgcaaaatcaaGGATAAAATAAGCAAAACAGTGCACATAGCCTATAAAGCCATCTTTAACCCAAAATATTATAGAAGGCATTCACCATATTTTAAAACTGGTgtcattatttaaaataaaggaAGATGTTTGTtaggcttttttccccctttctgcTCACCTGTTGTGTTTTAGTGTTAAGAGACTGGAGCTCCAGCGATGCgtgctgcttctctgtcagCTTTACTTCTGCCAGCGTAAAATTAACATCTGACACATTCTGCACACACACCTGGATGTACTTCCTGTGGGATCACGTCCAACAGGTCACAGGTCAGACAGGTTTGGAAAGGTAGTGGTAAAGAATGTCATGTTAATAAGTTAAATCTAAACTTTCATCTTTCCcaacaataaaaactaatttaaaaaaaggaagagacTTGCCTGTTACCAGCAGAAAGCAAAGAGTGTTTGGTCTTGAAAGGGATGTAGAAGGTAAGGGCAAGCAGTGTGGAGTAGATCGACCACGGACAGTCGATAGACATCTGTGTACACACACAAGTTTAAGTTTCTCTACCAGCTATCTGGCAAATATGTATTTGGTTGATGACTAACAATCGTATTCTTTACAATTTATGTCAGCTAACTATTTGAAATAGTCAattgtttatcttaaaaaaagaaagaaaaaacaaaactgcaataTCTTTGGGCCCAAAGTGAGGTCATCAAATATCAAGTATAAAACCTTcaccacacaaaaacatcaatTCTTCTATAATGTGAAAGCATTAAAGTAGCAAACAGTCACGATAACTTCAAACATTTATTAGAATATTAGTGATTAATCATCTTATGAACAACTGATCGACTGATCACTAGAAAATGTAATCCACACTATACACAGGTACCACCCACAGCTAGACTACCAGTGATATGTAGCATGCTTCATCACTCGCATCTCCCCCACAAAAAGTTCCATGTCTTGTGTCTCACCCTCTGGTCGATGGCGGTCATCGGTGTGTCAGGATGACTGTAGCTCCGTGGTCGATGGCGGACCTCCCCATTAGTCAGCCTCTCATTGGCGGGCCGGTCAGCCCCGGACGGGATTATGCACAAAACCTCCAGCTGAAACTCCAGAGTGTGGTAGGGAGGGGCCGGAGGAAGGCTGATGCTCGTCACCTTTTCAGACGACTGAATGGACAAAGTGCTTTCACCCACCAACTCTGAACACAAGAGGGGGCCAGAAAAGATGGCCGCGTGAAGTTTAGAGCTCTGTATCTATGAGTTTGTTTATGGGCACAACTCAGTTCTGAACCGATACATGAACACCAAGATTCTGTGCAaaccccacccacacacacagcagcacagtggaGATCCATATAGTTCAGACAACATTACTCAAATAACAGGTGAGATAATCTAAGCAGTTTGGCATGGAAAGAATGACAGCAGGAAAGTGGACTGTCAGGAAAGATCACTACTCCAAATGATCTTAAAAGAATCATTTCTTATATTCAGTGTAGTTACTGACCAGAAGTAGGGCTACTGATTCGGGCGGTGCAGCTGGTGGAGGGCAGGATGGGcattgtttctgtgttgctgAGCTGCAGGGCATCTCCTTTCTTCACAGTGTAGTGACCCGTCAGCAGAGTAAACTTCACCTTCTGAGGCAGACCAGCTAACAGTGGCtctgaaaacaaagacaactACAGTGACGCACACATGCTGCACTGGCTTATGGGTAAGTGGAATATTTATAGTCTGATCAGGTCAAACAAGCTGGTAAaacttatttaactttttttaagcTATTGAcctgttaaaattaaaagttatttttatgAACTAATCATTTATTAGAATTTATCAACCTCAAACTCTTTATGCTTATATGGTCATAATTACAGAAAACTATTAGAGAATTTAAGCTAATAAAGCTGCAAATAAACTCCAAGTGTAACAAATACAACAGCCCCAGATATGAAGAATCTGattttaatcaaataaaaatattcagaCCTGAGAGAGGCTCCACGGTGAGCTGGGGCTCCTGAGAATATACTTCATACTGGGCCGATGGGTAGATATGAGGCAGGATAAACTGCACCTCACCGACTGTGGCACACAGCTGGCGAAGTGTGTAAGTACCTGGCTGTCCACTCTACAATGTAAACCAGAGGCACAAATGAGAgtgtgaggggggaaaaaataaagggACATTTTATGACCGAAGGAAGGTCGCATCTTACTGGTGCAGTGAACGTGATGCTGTTGTTCCCAGGCTCTAATGTTACATCCTGCACCTTCAGCATTTGGGCTCCTTCCTTAATTCCAACAGTAGGGGGGCTGATACAGTTAGGCGTGTCTGGGGGTGAGTTGCTGTCATGACGACGCATGAGCAGGTGAGTGTTTTTACATATCACTCCTGTAGAGTTGAGAGAATTGTCCGAAGGACTCCTGTCCTGAATCTCATCCAGCTCTAATGAAGGCCCGGCGCCTGCGGAGGATGGAGGACCCGCTGATGAGTTACTCTGTCTAAACACTACTGTCCCTGGGTGCGTTTGTCTCTGAGCTCCCTTTGACCTCCCATGAGTCCCTCCATGATCCACCTCAAAGTGAATGCTGGCGACTAGTTGCTGGATGCGCACCGACACGGGCATCAAACACCGCAGAGTGAGCTCCACCTGCAGGACAGCTCCAGAGTGCACCGAGGCTGTTGCTGGATGGAACTTTAACTGCGTGAGCTGTGCAAACACGCCCATGCTGAGGGTAACTTTGTGAGCTGAGAGcaagaagtagaaaaaaaacatgttaatgatgtgcacatttttgtaaattataaatACAAAGTGTATTCCAACTGAATAGGAGTTAAACAGAAGTGCTTACACTGGTCTCCAGACTTGCCAGTAAAGCTCAGAATTTCCTGACAAAAGTGTTTCCTCTCGTCCGTCGTCAGATTTACATCACCAGCCAACAAAGCACTGGTTTGTAAGTAGCTGTGGTGGGTTGTAAAGGAAACCAAATAATTCATTTCACTACTTCAAAAACAACTTTTGGAAGAACAAAACAGGAACCCCTACTTTACCTTCAAGGCCAAACCGAACCAGACAAGGTTTCACATCATCAGCAGCTCAACCTATTTTAAACCTGACTGATAATAATACTAGACTAACTTATAGAAGGTCATGTAAATATTTTGATGCCATAACAACCGACTTTATATTATAAAGAAACTAAAggacatatttttaaaatactaACTTTGACCAGTGCAACCATTTTTATGAATAGTAAAGTAGGAAATTAATAAATGTGCTTCAGTGTTTAGTGCTGTGACGTAATGTTAAATCTTGGCATCACTGTGATGTTTTAATATTTGCCCATTAATTAGTCTCATGGCTCTGAAGGATACTCTTCAGTTTTGCTCAGCAGCTTCTGACACTCAGCAACCTGTCTCCTGGTGTGAGTCACAGGGAGGCTCCACCCCTCTGACACGTATGACTTCAGAGCTTCCTGTAAGAAGGTTTCCGCCCGCTCGGGATCTCCCTTCCTCCTGTGTTACATAAAAAAGACATATATAAACAAATCATCTTGTTCCTCTTCATTATAGAAAATGATAgagatcatcatcattattattattatcattatcatcatggatttttatatatttgtgaagaaattcttttctttttttccttttctacaCTGATCAAGATAAAGTTATTTTGCAGGTTATAATATGTGAAATTGCATGCAAATACTGcccactcactcactctctaTTGGCTGGCATGACATCAAATATGAGCCAGTAGCAGATGGACAGCCTATTTCTTGCATCATAAGTATTTGGTTTTTGACTATTAAGTTGGACCTCATATATATAGTCATGCTCAATATAATGAATGTCACTTAATTCCTCTCAAATAGGTTTCCACTTATTTCAGAAAACTTCATTTATCTTCAGTCCTGTGTGGGTATTTATAGGCTCTAATTGTGAAACAGTTCTATAGTAGAAGCCTAACCAACTTAAAAAACTCAAATAGACCTGCCTATACCCTAATTAAACCAACAGCTTAACTCGTCCTTACATGTAGAACTCAGCCAGACTTTTTCCCACCAGTCTGGCAGACCGAAGCCGGCCGATGGCCTGGTACATTTCCATAGCAGCATGAGAAAGTTCCTGATGCAAGAAGCAGCCAACAAGGTGgtagaagaagagaaagaagaggagaaagatCATCAAATGAGCTGTTGCTGCTGAAGCTTTCAGGACAttacatcattaaaaaaaatgatgattaaaaaaaaaaattggataaCAGTTGAAAGAATGTGTCTTAACTTCCTTCTTAGTAAaccaatgaaataaaatatcaaacTGTGGCAATATGTGTGGCTTACAAGATAGTGCCTTTCAAAAGCTTCGACAGACGACAAAGCTTCTTTCAGCTTTTTGTACGGGCTCTGCAAACTGTTGACTGTGGAGGAAGACAAAGgagattttaaaaacacatgcGGTTATTTATTCCCTTTCAAATAAGAGAGGCAGTGAAGAGTAAAGTCTAACCCTGAGGGTGCAGGCACACCATGGTGACTTAAGAGAGCTGCCATAGATCAAAGAGGCACTGCGCCTGTGTGTGCTGCACTGCAGAGACTACAACTAATAGCCATATTTTCAGGAACAGCCTGTACTTTTAATCTAAAACAAAGTGAcaaactgaaaaacataaataaattaggTGGTCATTACTGCCCAGCAAAGGTAGAATGTGAAAACTTACCAGTCTCAGGCCTCTCGTCCCCAAGCCCAGCCAGCAGATCTACAGTCCTGTTCAGGTCCTCAGAATTGGGTCCCTTTTTGGACACTAAGCCACAGAGTTCCCCCAGAGACTTCAGCTGCAGAACGCGGAGAGAACACTCATTGAAAAAAGGCCATTTTATGTTCATAATACCTACTTCTTGGTgtttaaattattacataaaaggATAAGCAAATTTCTTCATTCTACAGAAATGGACTGCAAAGCATTGGCACAGATGTTTTGGAAAAATGCAGACAAGTAACCTTTTTAGTGCTCTTGTATGTAGAAACTTATTAAAGTATTGGCAGGGGGCGATGGCCTtctacccctcagcctcctagcagatacacctatggtatcaatttgaagcaTTTGTGAGCTACTGCATTTAAAAACCTGCTGCCCCGTAGGCTGGCGACCTTACCCCTTCAGCCTTTTTTAgggctgaggggtaaaaaccGGGAAAGACTTGTGTTTTTAGGGTGATGCTGAACAGTGGAAAATTGCATGTGCGTGATACATTATTAAGCGTTCTTACAAGTTTGATAACAGACGAAGAACCAAACAACAGTAAAAAGCTACAGTGTTAGTTTGTCAGTATCAGTGTCAATGTTTATGGAGCTTTTCAACTTAAGAGCCCTAACAGATCTGTTGGAAGCTTAAAGGTGCTGCTAATGGGTTTCTTAAGTTAGTAAAGTCAAAGCTTAAAAAagcaagactttttttttattattattatttgtttattttgtgtgtggtaCCTTGTCTGTAGCATACGCCCAGAGACCAACAGTATGGGAGCAGTTTGCAGCTAACTGGGCTGGATCACAGCAGCCCTCGATCCTGTGCAGAACCTCCAAGCAGCTGAGAAACACCCAACAGTCCAGGGCTCCCTCAAGGACCTGCACCTGAGTAACATAAGAAAGCATTTTAATATTAGTAATGAAGTACAATGTGTAGAAAGAGAGGATGAAAATCCACTCATACCATTAGAAATGGTACGATCTGTGTTTATTACCTCCAGCAGGCGGAGCTCCTGTACACAGTTGTGGAGCAGCTCCAGCGCTCTCTGCGTGACCTCCCAGGGTCTTTGGAGGAAGATTAGTAAAGTGCACTGGCGAGAGAACAGGTAGCTTCTCAGGTCTAAGAGACTGGCCTCTCCACGCTGGATGCTGTCCCTCTTCTCCATGTCAATGGGTCGCCGAAGCAACAAGCCGCTCCAGTTACGCACTGGGGCGCAGAAGGAGCCGAGCCAGTTAGCAGTATCTGTGAAAGAAGCGGATTAGCatgaccaaaaacaaaactagcGCGTACCTTcgaaaatggaaacaaaaatgcaaacagtgtttcttttaattaacagagacaaactgaaacaaagcATAATAATGAGGTGATTACGTACCTCCCGCTCCAAAGTTAAGGACATACTGGGTAAAAAGAGCATCCAGCTCATCATACTGGACCAAGGCGTCCTCAAACTGCTGCAGCATTTCAAAAACAAAGGCCAGCTCCtcctgcacagacacacacataagaCAAAACTGGAAATCAACACTTGGCTCCTGTAACCTTCTAGGACAGAGTTCGAGGACAGGATAACACACAGGCCTACATTCCAGCGCTTCTTTCCATGTACCTGGACCATGAAGTATTCACAGAAGCTCCAGCCCGGCTGGGTGCGCTTCTCTCGTAGTGTGCGCATTTCATCTTCGAAGCGGCCCAGGTTCTTGGTGAAGGACATGAGGAGGAGAGTTCGCAGCTTTAGCAGCAAGGAATTCCAGGATTCCTGAGATCGAGATGAGTCCTTCAGAGGATCAGACAGAACTACACACCTGGATGAAAAGACAAAAGTCTTTACTTACATAAGGAAGATTCAATCCACAAGGCAGCTTAGATTTAGCAAGCACTGAT
This is a stretch of genomic DNA from Pelmatolapia mariae isolate MD_Pm_ZW linkage group LG16_19, Pm_UMD_F_2, whole genome shotgun sequence. It encodes these proteins:
- the trappc10 gene encoding trafficking protein particle complex subunit 10, with translation MAGQEEKPIIYTMENKPIVTCAGDQALFTSLYTSLAQQLPREPMEWRRTYGRAPKMILLEANFVQFKEELLPKEGNKALLTFPFLHIYWTDCCDTEMYKSSVKEDMMRWQNSLRTHGSSDWVIIVVETNDTKKKNKTNILPRSSIVDKIRSDFCNKQSDRCVVLSDPLKDSSRSQESWNSLLLKLRTLLLMSFTKNLGRFEDEMRTLREKRTQPGWSFCEYFMVQEELAFVFEMLQQFEDALVQYDELDALFTQYVLNFGAGDTANWLGSFCAPVRNWSGLLLRRPIDMEKRDSIQRGEASLLDLRSYLFSRQCTLLIFLQRPWEVTQRALELLHNCVQELRLLEVQVLEGALDCWVFLSCLEVLHRIEGCCDPAQLAANCSHTVGLWAYATDKLKSLGELCGLVSKKGPNSEDLNRTVDLLAGLGDERPETVNSLQSPYKKLKEALSSVEAFERHYLELSHAAMEMYQAIGRLRSARLVGKSLAEFYMRKGDPERAETFLQEALKSYVSEGWSLPVTHTRRQVAECQKLLSKTEDYLQTSALLAGDVNLTTDERKHFCQEILSFTGKSGDQSHKVTLSMGVFAQLTQLKFHPATASVHSGAVLQVELTLRCLMPVSVRIQQLVASIHFEVDHGGTHGRSKGAQRQTHPGTVVFRQSNSSAGPPSSAGAGPSLELDEIQDRSPSDNSLNSTGVICKNTHLLMRRHDSNSPPDTPNCISPPTVGIKEGAQMLKVQDVTLEPGNNSITFTAPSGQPGTYTLRQLCATVGEVQFILPHIYPSAQYEVYSQEPQLTVEPLSEPLLAGLPQKVKFTLLTGHYTVKKGDALQLSNTETMPILPSTSCTARISSPTSELVGESTLSIQSSEKVTSISLPPAPPYHTLEFQLEVLCIIPSGADRPANERLTNGEVRHRPRSYSHPDTPMTAIDQRMSIDCPWSIYSTLLALTFYIPFKTKHSLLSAGNRKYIQVCVQNVSDVNFTLAEVKLTEKQHASLELQSLNTKTQQLLCCKHSVFCLWEVRWKDDLPSCLQCVFSANFSPLSQDISAYKPFHYQFQLERVTTLYSVKAEIFPPAGEQHCRSGVLCGLEVCITRLTEPAEGEIAEDSKTETDGPKTTKLMYEVADSSSNWAVCGKSSGMVLMPMTANATHKVQIEVMPLFAGHLPFPKIKVLKYLPHTAAVAIQPDPDSCVENDSLSLLDKTLDDQGDTASIRSRGSVHSVGSGDQQQKGVAMPRLEPFSPGQVFNHSHACQVLVLPATDDHIMEVNAT